A region of the Panthera leo isolate Ple1 chromosome F2, P.leo_Ple1_pat1.1, whole genome shotgun sequence genome:
cccaggctcagACCCACGTGTCTGGACCAGAAGCGACTTTATTTCTCCGGCGGAAGATGCCCTCACAGCCAGGCTGTGGGGCTGGGCCTGGCTCTGCCTGCCTTTCCCTCGGAGACCTGGgggtcccagcccccagcctgcacCCCGGGGGCCCGGAGACGTCCTGCCGGCTGGGACTCAGAgctggtggagagagagggaggcctcGAGTCTCAGGGAGGGGGGTCAGCTGGAAGCCCTGTGGGAGGGCGAGGGCCTCAGGGCCCAGCCCAGAGGAGGGCCGGCCCCAGGCTGAGCAGCAGCCCCCCGGCCAGGGCCCAGGGGCCACCCCCCGCCCTCGGCCCCCCGTTGCACAGATCTGTCCCGCAGCAGTCCACATCGACTTGTAAGATCCCAGAGTTAATGAAGCCCATCAGATAGTCCGAGAAGAAGTGCCGCTTAACGAAGTCGCAGGACGAGGCGCACATCTTGTTCACGGAATGGTCCTTCCTGCCTGGGGCAGAGCGGGGAGAGCCTGGGGCGGGAGCCGCACCTGcgccctcttcctcctgccccacacGGGACCCACCCACGCCGCCTCAACTTCACGCAGAGGGCCACGGAGAGGGCCACGGAGGGGGCCTGGGCAGGAGCGATGCCGCTCACGGTCACACAGCAAGGCAAGTGTAGCAAGTGTCCTACCCACAGACCCACACTCTTATCCACGGCCGGAGGGGCTCAGAGGACGCCCCCAACCGCCCCCTGCCGGGCCCAGGTCCGGACTCACTGCTGCTGGGGTCGGTGATCCTGACGCTGGCGCACACCGTGTCCGACGGCTGGCACTGCTTCGGGGTGCAGTGGCTCGAGTTGGTGGTCAGGGTGCAGTCCTGGCACCACAGGCCGTGAGCTGCGCAGGGCACGAGGACGCGGATGAGCAGAGGAGCTGAGGCCCAAGCTGGCCCGTGTGTGCCCCACTCCCCTGGCCACCGAGGCTGCTCCCGGGAGGACCACGCAGCTCCAGGAGGCCAAGCACCACACCCCCCTCGCCGACCAGCGGTGACCAGGCCAGACTGGCCCCCGGAGGTCAGGCCCTGGGAGAACCGCGGTGCCTTCTGGGCAATCTGCGGGGAGGCGCCGGAACTCCGGAAGCCCCTGGGCACCCtccgaggcccccccccccacacacacacgtgtgcacacatgcacgcacacaccaGCCACACACACCTCACACTTATGGGGCTTTCCCGCAGGCTCCTGCACGCTCCCACACCTCCCCGCACAGTTCGGTCGGTTCCAAGCCAGGAAGGACTTGCTGGGAGGCCAGGTGGGGGCTCTGAGAAGCGATGGGGCGCACGAGGGGGCGTCCGTGCGGGACTAGCCCACGGTACAAGGGCGGGCAGGAGCCAGGAGGGCCCCGtgcggctggggctggggccggagCACCGTGAGTCAAAGCGACGGGCGCGAGGGCCCGGCTGGGGTCGCCGGGGTCGGGAGCGGGTGTGGACGTGACGGGCACCGTCGGAGGATGGCGGCCCCACAGCCCGGCTCTCCCGGAGACCCGGCCCAGCCCCGCGGGCCGCCCCCAGACTCACCGGGCGCAGAGCACAGCAGGGCGGCCAGCAGCACCAGGCCCAGGCCGTTCATGGCTGCAGGCGGCATGCTCCAGGCCGGCCTCGGGAAGGCGCGGGGGTTGTGGGCGGAGGTCCTCCGGGGCGCAGGCCTGGCAAGGAGACGCCTCGGTCAGGGGTCCCCGCCGCCCGCCGGACCcaagcccccccccaccctccttttGCGGCCCCGGAGCGCAACCTCCGCCTCGAAATCCCGGGAGGGGAGGAAGGTCCGCTAGCTCGCGAAGCCCTACCCCCAGCCCATCCCCCAGAGCGTCCACCATCACAGCATCCCCTCCGGGGAGAACAGGTCCGCCGTCTCGAGCAGGGTGACAGCTCGAAATGCCCCCAACCCGCGCCGGGCacctgtggggggcggggggagggtcgGGGGCAGCGCGTCTTCTCCCCGGGGAGCGGCAGGTGCGTCCGGAGAGAAAAGGGCAAGACAAGGTGCGAGCAGGCCGTACctgcccatgggggaggggcgcgcgccacgtccccacccccacccctgggctgGGGGCCCGGGAGCCCCGGGCCGAGCCCCCGCCCCTCGCCTCCAGCGCGCACCCGGGCGCTCACCGCAGGTCGAGGCGTGGAGCGCGGGCTTCGGGTCGGGGGCGCACTCACATCCCTGGGGGGGGTCGCGGCTCCGGGGCTCCGGGAGGCGCGGGGAGCGCTGCCCTTCGGTCTCCCTGCGGACCGGAACCCGGGCGCAGCCTTGTCTTTCGGGGAACGCAGCCGCAGACGCGGACCCCGCGCGAGGGGCGGAGcggagccggggcgggggcgcgcggggggcgggggcggcgggagAAGGGCGGGCTGGGCGCCCGGGGCTCTGGGCCCCGGCGGGTCTCCGTCCCGGGCCGTCCGCGCCCCTCGACAGCCAGCGCCCGGCCCGCGCGTCCGCCCCCTCCGGTGCCGGCTCCCTCCGCGGCTGTCCCGCGCGCCCCTCCCCCGGCGCGGGCGAGAGCCCTTCCCCCTCCGCTTGGCGGAGATCCCCTCGAAATTTCTCGGAAGAACGTTTACTGCGAAAGGAAGCGAGCGAAACGCACAAAGACGCAGGGACGGAGGCGGGTAACAGCGGAGGTGATTCGCTCAGGCCCTCGTTCGCAGACTCCCAGCGAAGGGGCCTTCCCCAGGCCAGCCGTCCAAGCTTCGATGGTTTGCGGGTgcgcacccccgccccgcccggacCGGGAGCAGCCGTGACCACCCCCACCCGCCGCCACATCCACATCCGAGGCGCCAGTCCCAAATGCTGCTCTCGGCATTCAATGCCCTCCGCCGCCTGCTTGGCCCGTTTCTCAGCTTTGTCCCTCGCCTTCCCGCCGCACAAAGCTTTTGAGTGCTGTGTCTTCGCACCCGCTGCCCCCTGTGCCTGGAATCATCGCTGCTGAGCGCCGAGCGAGCCCCAGCTCCTGTGCACGTGTTGGGGGTTGTTTCTTTCAGTCTGCCTTCGTTTGGCCgggaaaatatttgtggagtTCCCACGGTTGGCCTAGTGCTGAGCACTGTGAGAAGAGctccgccctccccaccccccacccccgcccgatCTTACCTCAGACAAACGATTATCACTAATATCCCCTTGTGAGCTGTGCCGCTGATCACATGGACCcagcacatagtatgtgctctgTGCAAACCCGTGTGTTCTGTCGTGACAGCTTCACACCCTCCCTGCGAGTGCTGTTGGCGTCCCCACCTTACAGTGAGCAAACGGAAGCACAGACAGGTTGAGCTccccgcccaaggtcacacagtgacagGTGACAGAGCGAGTGTTGGAACCCTAGAGCCTGTACACCTTAACCCCGCCCCGGGCTGGAGGAATGAAGGGGAAGGAGATAGACAGGCAACTCCAACTTGGGGACTGGGGCTCCCACACCTTCAATTCAAATAtgagttcaggggcgcctgggtggctcagtccgttaaccatccgactccagctcaggtcatgatctcatggtttgtgagttcgggccctgcgctgacagctgggagcctggagcctgctttgggttctgtgtctcccccctctgcccctctcccacttgcactatctgtctctccaaaataaaaataaacattagatatATGTGAGTTCAAAGTCAAAAAATCAGCAAACATCCAAAGAAAATGGGCCTCCAAAGACACGGAAGAAGCGATGAGGAGATACGGATGTAAATCTCCACAAACCTTCTAAACTGAAAGTGTGCGATACAGAATACAAGATTCGTTTGTGTGGTAGGTTGAAGTTAGATTGTAGGAAAGAACAAGGCAGTGCCAGAACTGTGCTTTGTTGGAGAGGGGAACCTCTAGAAATGAAAAGTGCTCACTGAAATTAGCAGGTCATCAGAAACTTTGAAAGATTTAggctaaatgaaaacaaagtcGTTTAAAAACACGTATGATATGGCTTCATTTACATGAGATGTCCGAAATAGCAAAATCCAAAAAAGAGAGAGTCAATCCGTGGTCGCCTCCAgctgggaggaagaaggaatgagGACTTCTTGCTAGTGGTCAAGGCGTTCTTTCAAGcgatgaaaacattctaaaaatagAGACTATCCTGGCATAACACTGTGAGTGGACTAAAAAACCACTGGATTAAAAACCTTAAAAGGGTGAACTTTATAGTGTGTGAGTCATATTTCAACAAAGCTGTTgcaaaaaaaaacagcaaatgcatTAGGCAGCACATTAGATACAACTGAAGAAGGAATTtgcaaactggaatttaaatctaTAGAAATTATCGAGACTGCGGTGCAAGGGATAAGGGGACAGAAACTAGAAAAGAGAGGTTGAGACACACAGCATACACCGTGCTGAGAGCCGAGAGACGTGTGGCCAAAGTCCCAAAGGAAAGACAGCCAGTATTCGAAGAGATTACGCCTCAGAACTGGTGACAGGCAAGCATTTACAGAGAAGCGCGATGTATGCTAAatggaataaacaaaaagaaaattcacaccTAGGTACAGCAGAGTGAAATCACAGACCACCAACGGCAAGAGATCTTTAAAACAGccaaaagatggggcacctgggtggctcagttggttaagcatctgacttcagctcaggtcgtgatctcacagttgctgagttcgagccccacgtcgggctccgcgctgacagctcggatcccggagcctgcttctgattctgtgtctccctctctctctacccctcccccgcccgcgctctctgtctttcaaaaataaataaacattaaaaaaaattttaataaaataacctAAAGGAAAGCGATATCAGCACTAAAGAAACAGCAGGTAAACTGACAGCAGAAATGGATGCCCAGACTGTGAAGTAAGTGTCTTCAAAGTGCTCAGAGGAAAGTACCTGCCAGCTAAGAATTTTCTACACCGTTTTCTGCCGGAAGCCAAGCTATCCAaggagcctgatggcagggcccggGCGGTGGACGGATCGGGGCTGCATGGCGGCCCGCCAGAAgggaagcttcttgtactcctgcttttatgtaatttggccttagcGTTGGTCGGGGCAGCCCCCCTACCAATGAAAGTGCCTGGGGATTTGTCGGTTGGCATTGCCCACGACAGGCCCCCCGGGAGAAGAACCActggggaaagaaataagattccGCAGGGCAATCATGCGGCCCTGCATCCAGCCCTTGCCACCCCGTATAAAGACTCCTCTACCCAAAGGAAGGATGGGCCCATATATTTCCCAGCCGAGGAGGGGGACGAATGGCTTTGAAATCCCCACTCCGGCAACAAAGGAATGTACCTATGgatacaagttactccaacccctaggcccgcttggcccccaggaggcattccagatgataaccggacctggtgggttaaggtacagaatggttcctTAGTTCCCAGGTAAACACTGTCTCTCTGGGAGCGCATAAGGCGCATAAGGCGTGGGCTTCCAGGgccctcctggctccctcccggcTCCCTCCCGGCACCCAGACCAAAGGAACCTTTTGTTCCTTGTGCCGCAATGTTTCAAAGGAACCATTAAGAAGTCACGTCCCTGTAAacgttccacttgaggtgttgagagctGGATGACCTTGAAAGGGCAAGAGGGAATgttacaagaaaataactatgttgtTCCTTAATGGGTGATTACACAAAAGAAcgtttttagaattaggtaatgccgAGAAACATAGATAATGCACGCCACAAGAaaattgctaacaaatataaGGCCACGCTTGCCGCAATAAAGCGACCAGTCGAACCCCTGCCGTTGTCCGTGTCCCTTTGTTATTTTCGCCgacgccgttcatccttcgggaacccccgGACCTGCTGGGGCGGGACCTCGGCAGTTTTCCAAAAATAAGCACACGAtaaatttttcagatgagaagttTGCACGTAAATGTTTTCTGACAACACTTGGGAGGAGTTGTGAGGGTTTACCGCTAGCGGCCTTTCATTAAAGGAACTTTTGGAGAATGCACTTCAGAAGGAAAAGGTATTCCAGAAGGAAGGGCTAGACTCGAGAAGGAAGCGTGCGGGAAGAAACTGGCTTCCGGGAGGGAAATGGAAGCTGGGGTCGTCACCTGAGGTGGGAAGAATGTCTGATACGTGAAGTTTGAAAAGACTGAACCCGAGGACAAGGCACGTGCAACGGACGGGGTGACTGAGTCAGAGGGTCCTGAGACCCGTGCGCGGTTTGAGAGGCAGCGCGGGACACGGACTTTAGACAGTGCTCGGACGATAAGGGTGCAGGAGAAAGCCTCCAGGTAACCAGTGGAAGGGCCAGGGGGCAGCGCCTCACGTGGGAAGGGAAAGAACGTCCGTGTGTCACAGCACCCAGATATTTAGTCAGACGGTGTCCTGGTGGTTTCTGTGAGGATGTCTGTAGGTGAGGTTAACACGTACgtcagcaggggcgcctgggtggctcagtcagttgagcgtctgactcagctcaggtcatgatctcgctgttcatgacgcatcaggctcactgccgtcagcacagagcccacttgggactctctgtctccctctctctgcccctcccccactcatgctctctctgtctctctctctctcaaaaataaatcaacattaaaaaaaaaaaaagcatttacatCAGAAGACTTTGAATGAAGCACATTGCTCTCCatggtgtgggtgggcctcatccaatcagttgaaggcctgaatagaacaaaaactgACTCCCTCTGAGCAAAAGGAACTCGTGCCAGCAGACAGCCTTTGAACCTGAACTGGAACATTGGCTCTTACTGACTCTTCTGCCCGTTGGCGTGCCCTGTGGGTTCTGGGCTTGCCAGACTCCAAAATCGCACGAGCCAATTCCTTACAACGACTCTATGTAACTCTACACGTCCcattggttctgcttctctggagaacccggCCCGTCACAGGGAATGACTTACACCTGGTCAGCGAGGGCTGCTGGAGCTCGAAGCCCGCTGccatctctgtccctgtcccccactctccCAGACTTCCCGCCAACATCATAGGGAAATGCAGGGGGAAGGGGCCGAGGCAGGCACACACATCGTTAGTCGACGTTTCCGAAGATCCCCGTGGCTGCTGAGTGGAGAATGACCTGGAAGTTTCCAGAATGGAatggggccggggcggggggggagggggagggggagtgaggAGGACAGCGGCTCAGACCAGGGGTGGCAGTAGAAATGGGGCAGGTGGATGGGTTCGCGAGAGTTGGCCACGTGTGCCCAGGATGCCCACCTCCGGGGCTCTGGCTCGGGAAGCGGGTGGACCCAGGGCAGGACGGTGAGCACGTTGGCCATGAGAGGCATTAAAGCCTTTTCGTTGGTTGGGGACGCCTGGACGGCACCAACGGCGGGTCGCAAGTGCCTGCGGGGCTCAGCACAGGGTCTGGGCTGGAGACGCACGTGTGGTCTGGGTCAGCACAGAGGGAACAGGTGGGGTCTCCAGGCGAGAAAGTGCAGAGACAGCAAGGCCAGCTGAGGGTCCAGCCCAAGCAGCGAAGGTGCAAACAGGTCCTGTCACTGGGAGACGAGTGCCTCGCAGGATGTCACCGTTGCCTGAGTCCAGGagctgtccatctgtctgtccatctgtctgtgtGTCATCCTCTTGACACCTAGgcccactttggctcaagtccCAGCAAGGGTTCACACAGaggcccttcccttctctggtcCCTCTGAGCCACCCGTCCCCAGGCTACACCCGTCCCCAGGCTACACCGCCTCCAATTCCCCGGAACCTCCCGGGCCCCAGCCGTGCCCACGGGACTCCCCGGCAAAGCCCCAGTGCTCTCCCAGCTTGGGGagactcctctcccccacccttgcCTAGGTCTGAGCACACGTCCCGGGCAGGGGCAGCTGTCAGCTGTCACCTGGGGCGGCGCACTCCTTCCAGGCCAGCGTCCTGGGGGCGTTTCTGCCACCAGCATTGAGCACCTGTGCTGTTCCCGCCTGCCACCTTCCTCTCCACCTTCCCTGTGCCAATGTCCAGGCATCAAAGGAACATTCCTGCAGAGGAGGTTGCACCAGGTCAAGCCACAGCCTCAGAGGAGCCCGTGCTCCCCGACGCTTTGCTTCTCCAGCCTCTGCTCACGGGCTCCCTCCGCCTGTAACACCCATCCcgacacctccctccctcccagcctgcaCTTCCTTTTTGCAGTCAGCAGTCTGGACCCTTCCCCCAAGCCGGCCTTTTGGTGGCCCTGGACCCAGAACGAAGGTCAGATCTTagttcctcccacctcctcccctgaaTGCACTGCGTCTCTGGGAGCCCGCCGTCGCCCCCCACCCAGCACGGGCAGCTACGCGACCCCGGCCACCGCTCCAGGGCTCCGTGGCCATCATGCCTGCATCATCTGCCTTTGCCCGAGACCACCTCTCAGCATGCAGGGTCCCCTTCGAGACACCTGAGCCTTCTCGAAGCTCAAGTCGGCTCCGAAGAACCCCTTCCCAGCGGTGTTAGAAGCCCGGAGAGCAGCTGCAAGGAGCCTGAGCACAGCGCCCGGCCCGGGGTCCAGGCTGGGGGGGCTCCCGCTGCAGGGAGCACTCAGGGCTCCTCACCCCCCAGCCGCCGGCGCTCGTGCACACGCTCCACACACTCACCCCGCGTGCACACtaacgtgcacacacacgttcACACATAGGCACACTCACACCGTCACAGATCCACGCTCACACTAAATCCACACCCACACGAATGCACTTCCTCTGCCACACCCGCACGCTCGCACACACTTACAcgctcactcacacactcactgAGACCTCAGTCCCAGCAGGTCAGCAGCTCCTGAAGCGCacagggctctgctctgtgctctcGACGGCATGTCGTGTGTGACCGTAGCCGGCTCGTCCAGGGCctctttccaggaagcagaaagaacagCACAGTGGTGACATCCAGCCTCTGGGGGAAGACAGGAGACGCCatgctcgggggggggggggggggggggggggatggtctgggcctgctgtgtgacctcctGAGCCTCGGTCCCTCGCCTGTAGAATAGGGGGTGCTAGCCACCTGTGAAAGCATTGTGGGGAGCACACACAATGCCACCACTTGCTCACTGGGCGTCTGGCCCAGCGTCTGGCAGGGCACCACCGCGGCACAGTCATCCATTCCTGCCACCAGCCAAAGAGACAGCCGAGCCCTACCccggggagggaggcagcaggggagaGCCGGCAAACAGAAAGGCGGCTGTGGGGTGATGTGAGCTGTCATGAGAGGAGCTGGGGGGCGTGGACGGGGCCTTGGAAGGAGACAGCGAGCCAAGGCCTGGAAGACGAGGCTGGCGCAAGCCCCAAGTCCCAGAGACGGGACGGAGCAGGGGTGATTGGGAGAGGAGCCAAGTGATgtaagaggggaggagggaggaagagggaggatagagaagaggaaaggggtggaggaggagggaggaagggaaggggaggaggaagagggaggagcgggggtgggcagaggaggggggaggaggaggagatgggagggggaagggtcTCTGCCAGGCCTGGGGCAAGGCGGCCAGCCCCCAACATCTGGAACCTGCGGTGTGGTGGGTGGGCTCTCAGAACCCCTGGGACACCCCTGCTACCCTCCCCTGAGCCTGGGCTGGACTTAGCCGTTTGCCTGTGGTGAAGAGAGAGGGCGGAGGGATGGTGTCCCTGAGACAAGGTCATAAAAAGAACAGCTTCTGAGGCAGGCTCAGGCTCTCTCCCGCTCACCCTCGGGGAATCCGGCTTCCCCGCCTGTGGAGGGGGTGAGTCCTGCCTGCCGACAGCCACTCGAGGGGGCTTGAAGTGGGtcccccacccaggcctccctcagatgagaccacagccccGGACGACAGCTTGACCCCAGCTTCCTCAGGGACCCCAACGTAGAGGTGACGCCTGCATTGCGAGCCCACGGGACACCGGGAGAGCACAAACCGTGTTGCCTCAAGCCCCTAAGTTTTGGAGTAATTTATGCAACAAAAGATCACGCAAGTGGGCGGGGCCTGACTTGGGCctggtgagggggtgggggaacagatgTCAGATGTCTTGAAGACTAAAGTCCTAGGCGTCCGGCCCCAGCCTCTGGGGAGTGCGGTTCTGGGCCTGCTCCTCAGAGAGCGGAGACTGCGCTCTCCCCATGTTGGGTGGGCTTGGTTGCCAGGGAGATGGTGATTCCTAACCCAGTTTCCAAGCTACTCGGCTTCCTTCCTATGCATGTAGGTCAGTTTCACCCTATCAGGATTTTGCAAACAAAGAGTAACAATCAGTCACGATTAGCAGGAGAAAGGACTTTCTTTCCAGCAGCCAGAGCAGAGCAAGTCCCTGTGTGTCCCTGGCCCTGCAGTCTGCACAGGTCCTGCAAGGAGCCTCATCTCCCTCCTCCGGACCTGCCCTGGCGCAGACACCCAGACCCCGGTGAGGGAGCATGGAGACCTCGCTCTGCCCAGGGGCACAGTGACAAGTCCCTGAGCGCTAAACCGACAGGAACCCTCATCCCACGCTGTGCTCAGGCCCTGGATGACTGGCCGGTGGGCCAGTCCCAGAGCAGAGCCAGCGCTCAGGTGGTCAGAACCAGGGACAGCGTCAAAAGCCACCGCACTCAGCCCTAAGCCCGGCCGAAGCAGCAGAGAGGACAGGACCCCGGATCAGGCCCTGGCAGCAGGGGGCCGAGGACGGGGTCCTGCCCGAGATGTGCTCCCAGAGCTCCCAGCCTTGTCTTTCGGCCGATACTGTCAGAACCCTCCGAGCCGTCCAAGACTACGGATGCGGCCGCGGGCCAGAGCTACAGAGGAGTTTTCCCAAAGACTGCCCTGCGTGCTCACAGGGCCAGCCTCTCAGCCAAGGGTTGACGGGGACGCTGTGTCAAACCTTTCCTGAAAAGCCGCCGAactcagagagggagaaagcttCTGACCCCCAAGAAGCCCCCAGAATAGTGGGAGGCAGGGTGTACGTGGGCTGAATGGTGGCCACAAAGAGACGCTCAAGTTCTAACCACCAGAACCCGTGAATGCGACCTTGTTTGGCAAAAAGGTCTTTGTGGATGAGATGGAGTTAAGGATGTCgagatgaggtcatcctggatttGGGGTGGGCCCTAGACCCAACATCTGGAGATCttagatgagaaaagaaagacgCGAGGCACAAAGGCACGGGGAAAGGTCACGCGGCAACGGAGGCCGACCCTGGGTGTGGCCACAGGCCACCGACCTCCTGGAGCCACCAGATGCCGGAAGGGGCCGGAAGGACCCTCCCCTAGagactttttattgttttcagccaccaagtttgtgattTGCTGCAGGAAACAAACACAGGGTGTCATAGGCGCTGTGAGAGGGAagtgcccccagccctggccagctGCCTGCGTGCAAGAAGCCGGAGGGCCTCCTGTGCTCTGAGGACCCAGGGACGCGTCCTGGGCCCGGCAGACTCAGTCACACCCAGACCCACCTGCAGAGCCCAGGGgcctgggaaggaggggcaggcagcGGGGCCTCCAAgctacattcatttattttttgagagacatagagagacagagcacaagttggggaggggcagagagactgggagacacagaatccgaagcaggatccaagctccgagctgtcagcacagagcccgacgcggggctcgaactcatggactgcgagatcatgacctgagtcaaagtaggacgctcaaccgactgagccacccagacgcccctatggGGCCTCCAAGTTAGACAGGAGCAGGGGTCCACCTTAGGGGCAGAGCAGGAAGGGGACAGTCTGTCATTGGGAAGGGGCTCCCCCCAGGCCCAGCAGGACGTGGACAGGATAGAGGCCCCGTGTGTGgctacagcccccccccccacaggacaCCCCCCCAGGGGCAAGATGCCACCAGATCAGGGGCTAATACCACCCCCTCCACGGAACCAGCACCCACCTTACACGGAAGGGAGAGGGTGGGGCGGCTCTCAGCCCCACCCACAgctcctcttcccccacctccgCCCCACTGGGGGGCTCAGGCTACCCTACCCTGTCCCGGCTTTACCTCCCCGACTTCCCCACAGGGCCCACGGGGCCTGGCCTCCTCCTGCCTTTTCCCCTCAAGGGGGGGGGCTGAGAGTCCCCTCTTCCATTCGtgagtcccctccccccaccccccaccccgcaccacAGGGATGCGACCCCTTCCTGCCTGGATTGggaaccaaggagagaggcctgtgAAGAGGAGCGCGTCCCCTCCACTCCACTGCCCTGCCCTCCACGCATGAACCCAGCACAGGCTGTAAGGCCGAGGCCCCCCTGAAGCTCCTGGTGGGTGTCCCTGTCGGCAGAGGGGCAACTGATGTTGGGGATTCCTGTTTCCTGAAGGAGGTGGCCCGGGGGGTGTCTCATCGCTGTGAGGGCCCGAGATGCCCTCAGTAGACACCAGACAAACACACGCTCACGCACACACgaatacaaacacacatacacgtaAACACACgtaaaaatgcacacacacaaccacacacatgcaaacacacacatatgcacacacatgcacacacgcagaCACAAACACCTGTATATGCACACACGtccacacacgcacatgtgcagACACaaacacacgcgtgtgcacacacatacacacacagcaaagACCAGAAAAAACAGCATCTGTGGGGaagagccccaggtgggggaAGGCCCAAGGGGCCccagcagaaagagagacacaagaGGGCAGGGGTCAGGCCCTGGAGAGGACACCAAGCCAGTCCATCTGCCAGCAGGGCCAGCAATATTCTGGGAGCTCTCTGACCATCCATTGTCCTCCCCAGGCCCCACCTGGCCCCGGCCGAACCGTCTCTCACCCGGACCCCCACCAGGGTGTCACCCGGGCTCCTTGCGcccactcccacccaccccaacccATTCTCCAGAGGAGGTCAGAGCGGCTATCACAAACTCAGTGTCCAAATGCTTTAGGGGCTTCTGATTGTTCTCAAGATAAAGTCCAAAGCCCTCTGTGACCCCTggcccctcccacctcttctgTCACCGCCTCAGCTCCAACCGCTGTCCTTTTTGTCCTTTCAGCTCCCGTACTTGCCagattcctgcctcaggaccttcgCATACGCCGCTCACCGAGGCTGGAGCCATTTAGCCCCTTCTCCTGCAACTGGCCAAGTCCTATTCAGCTCTGAGGTCCTGTGTTCAATGTCACCTCCCCAGGGAAGCCCCCCACACCGCTCCTCAAGCTGTGTGCTCTCACAGCATCTCCAGTGACTGTCTTCTGTAGAACCAACCACAAGCCACCATATTCAACAAGTGTCTGGGGCCCTGCTTGCTTGGCAGCAGTCTCCATTGGACCTCCCCGCCCTGAGGATGTCTCCCTTGTTCACACTGTTCTCCCCACACCCAGGTGTCAGTGCTCAGACCCGCTCATCGCTGAGTGGAGGCGTGTGTGCTAACGGCAGTGGCCGGGACACGGCAGCCAGTGTACATGAAGCATGAGTGGGAGGCATCCTGGGGCTCATAACGGTGGGGGGTTGAAACGTGTGACCGGTAGCCCTTAGTTATTTACACGGACTCCTCTCCAGCCTTGGATGGTTCTCCCACACCCGGCCCAGCCCTCTC
Encoded here:
- the LY6H gene encoding lymphocyte antigen 6H isoform X1: MPAPRRTSAHNPRAFPRPAWSMPPAAMNGLGLVLLAALLCSAPAHGLWCQDCTLTTNSSHCTPKQCQPSDTVCASVRITDPSSSRKDHSVNKMCASSCDFVKRHFFSDYLMGFINSGILQVDVDCCGTDLCNGGPRAGGGPWALAGGLLLSLGPALLWAGP
- the LY6H gene encoding lymphocyte antigen 6H isoform X2; translation: MPPAAMNGLGLVLLAALLCSAPAHGLWCQDCTLTTNSSHCTPKQCQPSDTVCASVRITDPSSSRKDHSVNKMCASSCDFVKRHFFSDYLMGFINSGILQVDVDCCGTDLCNGGPRAGGGPWALAGGLLLSLGPALLWAGP